A window of Triplophysa dalaica isolate WHDGS20190420 chromosome 7, ASM1584641v1, whole genome shotgun sequence contains these coding sequences:
- the LOC130426614 gene encoding germ cell-specific gene 1-like protein, translating to MGIRRAHRASLALTFNYVAFAMAVSAVTTSYWCEGTRKVVKPFCTGLVTVKQTYCIRFNSSNINDTRLVQYIYETGEEKFLMRKFHTGIWFSCEQTVDLQGFNCRSFLEIAPDHERGVLWLCIVSECLYITLLFTGGALMVIEMCPCFNLINRLKLNAFAAVCTALSGLLGMVAHMMFTTAFQLAVSMGPEDWRPKTWDYSWSYFLAWGSFASCMGSAVTALNRYTKTIIEFKFKQQSIEKKLRIKQKILELEVPEDLWYITSLQEQPDQHTVFSVNGIETTYIGHDQGGEYHL from the exons ATGGGTATACGCCGTGCTCACCGAGCATCCCTGGCTCTTACCTTCAACTACGTGGCATTCGCCATGGCCGTGTCGGCTGTCACCACCAGCTACTGGTGTGAGGGAACCAGGAAGGTGGTGAAGCCTTTCTGCACGGGACTGGTGACGGTAAAGCAGACGTACTGTATTCGCTTTAACAGCTCCAACATCAATGACACGCGGCTGGTGCAGTACATCTACGAGACGGGAGAGGAGAAGTTCCTCATGAGGAAGTTTCACACGGGCATCTGGTTCTCCTGTGAGCAAACGGTCGACTTACAGG GATTTAACTGCAGGAGCTTTTTAGAGATCGCGCCGGATCATGAAAGAG gGGTGCTGTGGCTGTGTATTGTGTCAGAATGTCTGTACATTACTCTTTTGTTCACTGGTGGAGCTCTCATGGTGATAGAGATGTGTCCCTGCTTTAACCTGATCAACAGGCTCAAGCTGAATGCCTTTGCTGCTGTGTGCACTGCTCTCTCAG GTCTTCTGGGGATGGTTGCACATATGATGTTCACTACAGCTTTTCAGCTGGCTGTCAGTATGGGTCCAGAAGACTGGAGACCTAAAACATGGGACTACAGCTGGTCCTATTT tTTAGCATGGGGCTCGTTCGCCTCCTGCATGGGCTCAGCGGTCACGGCCTTAAACCGCTACACAAAAACCATCATCGAGTTCAAGTTCAAACAGCAAAGCATCGAGAAGAAACTGCGCATCAAGCAGAAGATTCTTGAGCTGGAGGTGCCAGAAGACTTATGGTACATCACTTCATTACAAGAGCAACCTGACCAACACACTGTCTTCTCTGTTAATGGCATCGAAACAACCTACATCGGCCACGATCAGGGGGGAGAATATCACCTGTGA
- the rcvrna gene encoding recoverin a has product MGNTKSGALSKAILNDLKMNTKYTEEELCTWYASFLKECPTGRITKEQFEGIYASFFPDADPTAYARHVFRSFDTNADGTLDFKEYIVALHLTSSGKTMRKLEWAFALYDVDGNGTISKNEVEEIVRSIFNMIPAEDQKNLPEDENTPEKRADKIWTFFGKSDNDKIGEGEFVQGVTENKDILRLIQFDEPKKIQDKLKEKKH; this is encoded by the exons ATGGGAAACACCAAGAGCGGTGCTTTGTCCAAAGCGATACTGAATGATCTGAAGATGAACACCAAATACACGGAGGAGGAACTGTGCACGTGGTATGCCAGCTTCCTCAAAGAGTGCCCTACAGGACGCATCACCAAGGAGCAGTTTGAGGGAATCTACGCTAGCTTCTTCCCTGACGCCGACCCCACCGCTTACGCCCGCCACGTCTTCCGCAGCTTCGACACTAATGCGGATGGCACGTTGGACTTTAAGGAATACATTGTTGCACTGCATCTCACTTCTTCAGGCAAGACTATGCGGAAACTCGAGTGGGCTTTCGCCCTGTACGATGTAGACGGCAACGGAACCATCAGTAAAAATGAGGTGGAGGAGATCGTACGG TCAATATTCAACATGATTCCTGCTGAAGACCAGAAAAATCTTCCAGAAGATGAGAACACACCCGAGAAGCGAGCAGACAAAATCTGGACCTTCTTTGGAAAGAGTGATAATG ataaGATTGGAGAGGGGGAGTTCGTTCAGGGTGTCACGGAAAACAAAGATATCTTGAGGTTGATACAGTTTGACGAGCCAAAGAAGATTCAAGACAAACTCAAGGAGAAGAAGCACTAA